A genomic window from Triticum urartu cultivar G1812 chromosome 7, Tu2.1, whole genome shotgun sequence includes:
- the LOC125525854 gene encoding E3 ubiquitin-protein ligase EL5-like, producing MLGLYPRLSASSRSSDADADGNDDVFRYRAFYGIAVACVAILLFCVLAAAVGPWRAGAFAAAVASLLVVLGCFAPRTSCVHRRTGRPVSPVLALTARSGGRPRAPGRCARAHVVDAPPAFAYVCPLEAGDSEGELAAPSCVMCPVCLEDIHGGEMVRQLPACRHLFHVECIDMWLDSHRTCPMCRCVISPPPPPMTAKASEPEEAPQSSDEVLPPV from the coding sequence ATGCTCGGCCTTTACCCGAGGCTCTCGGCGAGCTCCCGCTCCAGCGATGCGGACGCCGACGGAAACGACGACGTCTTCAGGTACCGCGCCTTCTACGGCATCGCCGTCGCCTGCGTGGCCATCCTCCTCTTCTGCgtgctcgccgccgccgtcggccCCTGGAGGGCCGGCGCCTTCGCGGCCGCGGTCGCGTCGCTGCTGGTCGTCCTCGGATGCTTCGCGCCCAGGACATCATGTGTTCATCGCCGGACGGGGAGGCCGGTGAGTCCCGTGCTTGCTCTCACGGCTAGGTCGGGCGGGCGGCCGCGAGCACCTGGCCGATGCGCGCGCGCGCACGTGGTGGACGCGCCGCCGGCGTTCGCGTACGTGTGCCCGCTGGAGGCAGGCGACAGCGAGGGCGAGCTGGCGGCCCCAAGCTGCGTGATGTGTCCGGTCTGCCTGGAGGACATCCACGGCGGCGAGATGGTGCGGCAGCTGCCGGCGTGCAGGCACCTGTTCCACGTGGAGTGCATAGACATGTGGCTGGACTCGCACAGGACGTGCCCAATGTGCCGGTGCGTGatctcgccgccgccaccgccgatgACAGCGAAAGCCTCGGAGCCGGAAGAGGCGCCTCAGTCGTCGGATGAGGTGTTGCCACCGGTGTAG
- the LOC125525105 gene encoding cytochrome P450 84A1-like, with protein MAAFAKIAMECVHDPLIWLLIASVALVILRRRRLNPPLPPGPKPLPIIGNMMMADQLTHRGLAALAKQYGGLLHLRLGSLRVFAVSTPEYAREVLQAHDGDFWHRPASIAVRYLTYGCSDMAFARDGPYWRQMRKLCVTRLFSRRRAETWLAVRDGYGELARAVGRSGGEAVNLGELIFKHTVSVIFRAAFGVRDVQGLDEFIPMFKEFSKLLEAFHVGDFFPWLSWMGRRGFDRRLRTVRAALGTFVDKIIDEHVRRGKNPDDADADMVDGLLALLADANQASGEDDLRFTRDNVRAMMMDMLFGGPDTVGFTIEWAMAEMIHCPHILLRLQQELADVVGLDRIVTESDLGKLPFLKCVVKETLRLHPPIPIHLHGTTKDCVLGGYSVPRGSRVFINAWAINRDGEAWKDPDTFRPSRFMPDGEAAGLDLKGGCYELLSFGSGRRSCPAQGLGQHAVEFAVAQLVHGFDWKLPGDMKPTELDMSDMNGVTVSRATRLYAVPTPRLTCPL; from the exons ATGGCGGCCTTCGCAAAGATCGCCATGGAGTGCGTGCACGATCCCCTCATCTGGCTACTTATTGCGTCGGTGGCCTTGGTCATCCTGCGAAGACGGCGGCTGAACCCGCCGCTCCCTCCGGGCCCCAAGCCGCTGCCGATCATCGGCAACATGATGATGGCGGACCAGCTGACTCACCGTGGCCTGGCGGCGCTGGCGAAGCAGTACGGCGGGTTGCTGCACCTCCGCCTGGGCTCGCTCCGCGTCTTCGCGGTGTCGACCCCGGAGTACGCGCGCGAGGTGCTCCAGGCGCACGACGGCGACTTCTGGCACCGCCCAGCCTCCATCGCCGTCCGCTACCTCACCTACGGCTGCTCCGACATGGCGTTCGCGCGCGACGGGCCCTACTGGCGCCAGATGCGCAAGCTGTGCGTCACGAGGCTCTTCAGCCGCCGGCGCGCCGAGACGTGGCTCGCCGTGCGCGACGGGTACGGGGAGCTCGCCCGGGCCGTCGGCAGGTCCGGCGGCGAGGCCGTGAACCTCGGCGAGCTCATCTTCAAGCACACCGTGAGCGTCATCTTCCGGGCCGCCTTCGGCGTCCGCGACGTCCAAGGACTGGACGAGTTCATCCCCATGTTCAAGGAGTTCTCCAAGCTCTTAGAAGCGTTCCACGTCGGTGACTTCTTCCCTTGGCTTAGCTGGATGGGCCGGCGGGGCTTCGACCGCCGCCTCCGCACCGTGCGCGCCGCTCTCGGGACGTTTGTGGACAAGATCATTGACGAGCACGTGAGGAGGGGCAAGAACCCcgacgacgccgacgccgacaTGGTAGACGGCCTACTCGCGTTACTCGCTGATGCGAACCAAGCCAGCGGGGAGGACGACCTCCGCTTCACCCGCGACAACGTCAGGGCCATGATGATG GACATGTTGTTTGGCGGACCAGACACAGTGGGGTTCACCATCGAGTGGGCGATGGCAGAGATGATCCATTGCCCTCACATCCTCCTGCGGCTGCAGCAGGAGCTCGCCGACGTTGTGGGGCTCGACCGGATTGTTACCGAATCGGACCTCGGCAAGCTCCCCTTCCTCAAGTGCGTCGTCAAGGAGACGCTCCGACTGCACCCGCCGATCCCGATCCACCTCCACGGGACGACCAAAGATTGCGTCCTCGGTGGCTACTCGGTGCCCAGGGGCTCCCGTGTCTTCATCAACGCGTGGGCGATCAACCGCGACGGCGAGGCGTGGAAGGACCCTGACACGTTCCGGCCGTCAAGGTTCATGCCAGACGGGGAAGCCGCCGGGCTGGATCTCAAGGGCGGTTGCTATGAGTTGTTGTCGTTCGGGTCGGGTCGACGCTCGTGCCCGGCACAGGGGCTTGGTCAGCACGCCGTGGAGTTCGCCGTCGCGCAGCTTGTGCATGGGTTCGACTGGAAGCTACCCGGCGACATGAAACCGACGGAGCTCGACATGAGCGACATGAACGGTGTCACCGTGTCCCGCGCCACACGGCTCTACGCGGTTCCCACGCCCCGGCTCACTTGTCCTTTGTGA